A stretch of DNA from Thermodesulfobacteriota bacterium:
TCCCTCGGAAGGCCCGTTTCGGCGATGAGGGAGGCGAGCGTCCATCCATCGAGCTCGTTGTAGAAGTTATACGCCACGCGGTACATGACGATTATCGAGAGCTTTTCCATGAGCTTGGGGCCCAGGTTAAAGACCTCTCTCCTGAGCGTAAGGAATTTCAAATTCTGGTGGCAGAACGCGACCTGCGCCCCGACCAGCACTATGAGCCAGTTGATGTAGAGCCATATCATGAATATGATGAGGACGGCGAGTCCGGAATATATCGCCGCGTATTTGGTCGAGGAGGCGACGGCCACCGTGAAAATCCAGCCCGTGATGTGCCAGGCTATGCCGGCGACTGCTCCCCCGACGAGTGCGGAGAAGGACTTCACTTTCGTATTGGGGATTACGTAGTAGATGAAACCGAAGACGAGTATGACGAATATAAACGGGATGACCTTCCCCGAGGCGACTATGAGCGTCCCTAAGGGCTCTATCTCGGCGAGCTTCGCGACGATGGTGTTGCTCGAAAGCGTCGCCGTGACGACGAACATGGCGAAGAGGAGCACGGGGCCTATCAGGAGCGCGGCAGCGTAGTCGCTGAACCTTCGGGCGAAGCTCCTGCCCCTGGTGACCTTCCATATGACGTTCATCGAATCCTCGATTTTCTGTATGACGGATATGGAGGTATAGATCAGCATGACGAGCCCTGCCGCGCCGAGGACGCCGAAGTTTATCTTTCCGATGAACTCCATTATGCGCCCGGTGATCTCGGGCCCCTTTTCGCCGAGGGGGGACAGGAATTTCAGGAGGAGCGGCTCGAGCTGATTATCGACGACGCCGAAGCCTTTGAGAATGGATATGCTGAACGCGAGGAGAGGGATTATAGACAGGAGCGTCGTATAGACGAGGCTCATCGCCCGGAGCGCGAGCTCGTTCTGCCTGTATTCGCGGAACGTTATATATACGAGCCTTACGGTGTTTACGAGTATGGACCTCGGCCGTGTAAGGGCGCTCGTATCTATCCGCCATAGCTGGCGCGAGAAGAAATAGTTAATTTTTCTTATCAGCTCGGACACGGCTCTCCCATTTCCTATTCTATCATTTTACACCTTTAATCAGAATTTATTGTTAAGGGCGGATGAGAGACCGGGGGCCCGGAGAGGGCGGGGGAGGGCGTCGTCCGACCTAGTCGAGCTCGAAGCAGATCTTCCTGAAATTACAGTACGAGCACGCCTTTTCGTTTTCCGTCCTTGGGAAGTCTTTCATGACGGCTGCGTTCTCCACGGGGTCCGAAAGGGAGTCCTTCATCTCCCGGATGCTGTTCTTTATGTATTCCACTGTGGCCGCGAGGTCTTCTTTCGAGAATTTGTGCACGGCGGACTCGCCGGACTGGAGCTTGTATTCGGTAAGGGATATCGACTCGTGCGGGGCGTCGAGCTCCTCGGCGGCATAGAGCGTGTAGAGCCTGAACTGAAAGTCGTCGGCCTCGCCCGAGCCGGTCTTCCAGTCTACTATCTCGATGCCTCCGTCCTTTTCGTACGCGAGGTCGAGCTTAACGAAATACTTATCTCCCGAAAACGAAAAGTAGGCTCCGTTCATGCTCTCGATGGAGATTATTTTGTCGTGCGGGGTGTTCTTAATTTCCTCGAGCACCGGCGATTCGTAAAACGCCTTAAGGCATTCGACCGCCTCGTCGTAGTTCTTCTTCCACACTTCGTCGGGGGTGCCGGTTTCGTACTCGTGCTCGAAGAGTGCGGTCTTGTTCTTCATGCTGCCGTCGTGGTCCCAGTAGAGCCTGTCGCGGGAATACCTGAAGCCTTCCCTCATCATGTATCTGGCCCTCTCGACGGATTTCTCGAAGGGCACGAGCCTGCCCGTCGTGACGAGCTCCCTCAGCACGCGCTCTATCTCGTGGTGGACGACCGAGCCCTTCCAGAGCCACCTGTTCTGGAGCTGCTTCAGGACGTAAAGCGTCCGCGTGACGTAGTCGGCGTTGTTCCTGTCCCACCCGGCCCAGTATCCGTAGTAGGCGTAGTAGTACTTCCGCCTGCATTCCTTAAACGCCGCGTCGCGCGATACCGACCAGCTGAATTCGTTTTTGAAATCTCCCATTTTCTCTCAAGCGAGCCTTAGCTCCAGCGTAACTGTCCTCGGCGGGCCTGGCCGGAGGCCGGGGAAGGTGCTCCGTCCGGAAGGCTCGAAGCCGAATTTTTCGTATAGCTCACGGGCCGCGCCGTTCTCCCTGTCTACGTCGAGGAGCACCGTCCTGCATCCCCCGGCCCTGGCCGACTCTATAGCGTGGTTCAGGAGAAACGACCCGACGCCCCTTCCGCGCATGTTTTCGTCTACGACTATAAGGCTAATGTAATATTCGTCGGGCGCGACGTCGGGGGTGTATTCCCCGTGCAGCGTCTTCGAGACGACCGTGAGGTAGCTCGCGAGCTCGCCCAGCCTGAGGGACAGGAGGAGCCTTAACAGCGTCCCTAGCTCGTCGTGCCCCCGCCCGGTGTACCCTATGACGAGGCCCGCGATCCCCCCATCGTCGAGCGCGAGGCTTATATGCTCGCGGCCGAGGAAGTTATTCCCCGCGCGTATGAGATTCTTTATTACCCCGAGCGATCCGCGGGGTGAGCCCGGGGCCGCGTTCGCGCCATCGGCCGAGAGTATCAGCCCGGCCACCCTGTCTATATCGTGCGCGCTCTCGTCGAAGCTCGCGATGTCC
This window harbors:
- a CDS encoding YihY/virulence factor BrkB family protein: MSELIRKINYFFSRQLWRIDTSALTRPRSILVNTVRLVYITFREYRQNELALRAMSLVYTTLLSIIPLLAFSISILKGFGVVDNQLEPLLLKFLSPLGEKGPEITGRIMEFIGKINFGVLGAAGLVMLIYTSISVIQKIEDSMNVIWKVTRGRSFARRFSDYAAALLIGPVLLFAMFVVTATLSSNTIVAKLAEIEPLGTLIVASGKVIPFIFVILVFGFIYYVIPNTKVKSFSALVGGAVAGIAWHITGWIFTVAVASSTKYAAIYSGLAVLIIFMIWLYINWLIVLVGAQVAFCHQNLKFLTLRREVFNLGPKLMEKLSIIVMYRVAYNFYNELDGWTLASLIAETGLPREPVADTVNELMRKNLLVETRDNPPRLVPPRSIEKIRLREIMAAVRTNDRTDFVERKYLSVPAVDEITDRVENAVNEALGDLTLKDLVTRGGKEERREHAAPSPDVFG
- a CDS encoding PD-(D/E)XK nuclease family protein, which produces MGDFKNEFSWSVSRDAAFKECRRKYYYAYYGYWAGWDRNNADYVTRTLYVLKQLQNRWLWKGSVVHHEIERVLRELVTTGRLVPFEKSVERARYMMREGFRYSRDRLYWDHDGSMKNKTALFEHEYETGTPDEVWKKNYDEAVECLKAFYESPVLEEIKNTPHDKIISIESMNGAYFSFSGDKYFVKLDLAYEKDGGIEIVDWKTGSGEADDFQFRLYTLYAAEELDAPHESISLTEYKLQSGESAVHKFSKEDLAATVEYIKNSIREMKDSLSDPVENAAVMKDFPRTENEKACSYCNFRKICFELD
- a CDS encoding GNAT family N-acetyltransferase, with the translated sequence MDIASFDESAHDIDRVAGLILSADGANAAPGSPRGSLGVIKNLIRAGNNFLGREHISLALDDGGIAGLVIGYTGRGHDELGTLLRLLLSLRLGELASYLTVVSKTLHGEYTPDVAPDEYYISLIVVDENMRGRGVGSFLLNHAIESARAGGCRTVLLDVDRENGAARELYEKFGFEPSGRSTFPGLRPGPPRTVTLELRLA